Proteins from a genomic interval of Nostoc sp. PCC 7120 = FACHB-418:
- a CDS encoding type IV secretory system conjugative DNA transfer family protein, which produces MNNYLFATAKTKTVREVKANNKNSNTDFSKYTDKLMSPQGLALAGGIGLLLLLQLFSNGKKGKLATSYWGGAKETAQAKKKALKQIVAPKCDSASLYIGVHKYNGQKLPQGSGGVPVYIPDVQRGTAVIGAPGSGKSFSAINPMIYSAIDQGFGIVLYDFKYASQAKIASYAKSKGYDVHIFAPGFPESEVCNPIDFLRDSSDAETARQLATVINKNFRLLGNASEDAFFGPAGDQLTQAILMLTKEFGDHADIMTAAAILSSEKMVERLMAAELNPWIRIAFGQLFSSAGSEKTVAGIAGSASLMFTRFMARGTLGCFVGKTTLPLEVKRKQMIIFGLDRERRDAVSPLMTSILHMVVSRSIAKKRKEDGPLVVCLDELPSIFLPDLFRWLNESRSEGFCGILGWQNMGQLEKIYGKEISKAILGACGTKFVFNPGEEESARLFSAYLGEEEIKYKQKSRSTGGGKSSTSISEQERTRKLFEPAQFLKLPPGKCLFINPAYSNKNEGSVPLLKNIKIPKQIIGLEQENDANWDKLIKELARKSTQKKPTQEDLDLRVKEVARKFPIPQAPVQAGNAPLPVDAYKSFF; this is translated from the coding sequence ATGAATAATTATCTGTTTGCAACGGCTAAAACTAAGACAGTTAGAGAAGTAAAAGCAAACAATAAAAATAGCAATACTGACTTTAGTAAGTATACAGATAAGCTCATGTCACCTCAAGGTTTGGCACTGGCTGGGGGAATTGGCTTATTGTTGCTTTTACAGCTTTTTAGTAATGGTAAAAAAGGCAAGCTTGCTACTAGCTATTGGGGTGGAGCAAAGGAAACCGCCCAAGCTAAGAAAAAAGCTCTCAAGCAAATCGTCGCTCCTAAGTGCGATAGTGCCAGTTTATATATTGGAGTACACAAATACAATGGTCAAAAATTACCCCAGGGGAGTGGGGGAGTTCCAGTTTATATACCCGATGTTCAACGGGGAACTGCTGTAATTGGCGCACCTGGTAGTGGTAAATCATTCTCGGCTATCAACCCGATGATTTACTCAGCAATTGACCAAGGGTTTGGTATAGTACTATACGATTTCAAGTATGCCAGTCAAGCCAAAATCGCCAGTTATGCCAAATCCAAGGGGTATGACGTACATATCTTTGCACCAGGATTTCCTGAATCAGAGGTATGTAACCCAATCGATTTTTTACGCGACAGTAGCGATGCTGAAACCGCAAGGCAGTTAGCTACGGTAATTAACAAAAACTTCCGCCTGTTAGGTAATGCGTCTGAGGATGCCTTCTTTGGCCCCGCCGGCGACCAGTTGACGCAGGCTATTTTAATGCTAACTAAAGAGTTTGGCGACCACGCTGATATTATGACGGCTGCGGCAATACTTTCTAGCGAGAAGATGGTCGAACGCTTGATGGCAGCCGAACTAAACCCCTGGATTAGGATAGCTTTTGGTCAATTATTTAGCTCGGCTGGCTCAGAGAAAACTGTAGCGGGTATTGCTGGTAGTGCTTCATTGATGTTCACCCGGTTCATGGCAAGGGGTACATTGGGATGCTTTGTCGGTAAAACAACCTTGCCCTTGGAGGTAAAACGCAAACAGATGATTATCTTCGGGTTAGACCGCGAACGCCGCGATGCTGTCAGCCCGCTGATGACCAGTATTCTTCACATGGTAGTTTCCCGTAGTATTGCCAAAAAACGTAAGGAAGACGGCCCATTAGTAGTGTGTCTTGACGAGTTGCCAAGTATCTTCCTTCCAGATTTATTTAGATGGCTTAACGAATCTCGTTCCGAAGGATTCTGCGGTATCCTGGGTTGGCAAAATATGGGTCAGCTTGAAAAGATTTATGGTAAAGAAATCTCTAAAGCTATCCTTGGTGCGTGCGGTACAAAATTTGTTTTTAATCCTGGCGAAGAAGAATCAGCACGATTATTTTCTGCATATTTAGGTGAAGAGGAAATTAAATATAAACAAAAATCTCGCTCAACGGGAGGGGGTAAATCCAGTACATCTATCAGCGAACAAGAACGGACTCGCAAGCTATTCGAGCCAGCCCAATTTCTCAAATTACCACCTGGTAAATGTCTATTTATCAACCCAGCTTATAGTAATAAAAATGAGGGTTCAGTACCACTATTAAAAAACATCAAAATCCCCAAACAGATCATTGGATTAGAACAAGAAAATGACGCTAACTGGGATAAACTCATCAAAGAGCTTGCTAGGAAAAGTACCCAGAAAAAACCGACACAGGAAGATTTAGATTTACGAGTCAAAGAAGTCGCTCGGAAGTTTCCTATCCCACAAGCACCAGTACAAGCAGGCAATGCACCGTTACCTGTTGATGCGTACAAGAGCTTTTTCTAA
- a CDS encoding DUF6884 domain-containing protein: protein MKVGFYPVLGKSDFVRSKGEKIPIWQLLEYQPAGWLYSLATKAEIVPDSLIIHDCGSFNYRDQDIPTLNGKYVDAHWSIHRYRERSKVGDIIVCPDHLLVGENIRERQEYNLQQAKTFIQLAKTYLPNRIPLAVIHGQSLSERLEVAKYLLGLGYRHLGIGGLVPQAREYSTNLHIIKTITEVVRSRSDSERVSPFAKRVRQDKAGVSRSHSDSAGVSHEPNVHLHVFGLCSPQYAKAFTQMGLSFDGSTFIREGLGGGMFVSHEEKLIRMPAYCTPKCNCHVCRVLNRHRIDPRLTNKGRTHTMGRIVHNLNLAIGTYRKFTPKEKIYLVAGCGKQLPYSAAAKDLYCSQHFQAGRRYVEEKESRWYILSPLHQVLNPETIIKPYDKSPYSLSHQERILWAQQVAENLIQVASLEIEFVFLTGKLYRQEVTPILQAKGYEIKVPMQHLAIGQQLAWIKKELEQEKQLVLNI, encoded by the coding sequence ATGAAAGTAGGTTTCTATCCAGTACTAGGTAAGAGCGATTTTGTCAGAAGCAAGGGTGAAAAAATCCCGATTTGGCAGTTGCTTGAGTATCAGCCTGCGGGCTGGCTATACTCACTCGCTACAAAAGCAGAAATTGTTCCAGATAGTCTGATTATTCATGACTGTGGGTCGTTTAACTACCGCGACCAAGATATTCCTACTCTCAACGGTAAATATGTTGATGCCCACTGGTCTATTCATAGATATCGAGAACGTTCAAAAGTTGGCGATATTATTGTTTGTCCTGACCATTTACTTGTAGGGGAAAATATTAGAGAACGGCAAGAATATAACCTTCAACAAGCAAAAACATTTATCCAACTTGCTAAAACTTATCTTCCCAATAGAATCCCCCTAGCAGTCATCCACGGGCAGTCTCTTAGTGAACGCCTCGAAGTAGCAAAATATCTTCTGGGGCTGGGATACCGCCATCTCGGTATCGGTGGCCTTGTTCCCCAGGCGAGGGAGTATTCAACTAACTTGCACATTATCAAAACAATCACTGAGGTTGTGCGTTCACGAAGTGACTCGGAACGAGTATCGCCGTTCGCGAAGCGTGTCCGACAGGACAAGGCGGGCGTTTCGCGATCGCACAGCGACTCCGCAGGAGTATCGCACGAGCCAAATGTTCATCTACACGTTTTTGGACTATGTTCGCCTCAGTATGCCAAAGCTTTTACTCAGATGGGATTATCCTTTGATGGTTCAACTTTTATCCGAGAAGGACTAGGCGGTGGGATGTTCGTCAGCCACGAGGAAAAATTAATTCGGATGCCAGCTTACTGCACGCCAAAGTGCAACTGTCATGTTTGCAGGGTTCTCAACCGACATAGGATTGACCCTCGGCTAACAAACAAAGGACGGACGCATACTATGGGAAGAATCGTCCACAACCTCAATCTGGCGATCGGCACTTACAGAAAGTTCACTCCCAAGGAAAAAATCTACCTGGTTGCTGGATGTGGCAAGCAGCTTCCCTACTCTGCTGCCGCCAAAGACTTATATTGTTCGCAGCACTTTCAAGCTGGCCGTCGCTACGTAGAAGAAAAAGAATCAAGATGGTATATCCTGTCACCTTTACATCAAGTTCTTAACCCAGAAACAATCATCAAGCCCTACGATAAATCCCCCTATTCCTTATCTCATCAGGAACGTATACTATGGGCGCAACAAGTAGCAGAAAACCTCATACAAGTTGCATCTTTGGAAATAGAGTTTGTGTTCTTGACGGGCAAGCTTTACAGACAGGAGGTAACACCCATTTTACAAGCGAAGGGATACGAGATAAAAGTACCTATGCAGCACCTAGCGATTGGACAGCAACTTGCTTGGATAAAGAAGGAACTGGAGCAAGAAAAACAGCTTGTTTTAAATATTTAA